Proteins encoded within one genomic window of Sebastes fasciatus isolate fSebFas1 chromosome 18, fSebFas1.pri, whole genome shotgun sequence:
- the pcare2 gene encoding uncharacterized protein pcare2, producing MGCSPSKGKLFSKPEGPGPQKVLLVEERQDGPQKAPLAEAPQDGDDSRPEEEKGQYLEADEKENDELPLPIEELTTKETSWCQLASDTTGAQNAEDVEETEVNVMPQEVVHEVVQTDTIKKVEKRKKNKGKRRSNEKQRRSSIVKTKLDFAPHMVRAHQAAYAFLNPNISKYEALLGLLDQAAQTQLSLQPTMSAFVLRFEEINQAVEEMAEEGEFMLKEHGDYMALHSGMMGTDFMPTKPRTDTANPPNPPPDLLKQLLQHSTEKMRLVGGSAQALGDTTLMEAVEYFSSVSERLVEKLQAKQAAEHRLALVLARVEQAAMRKSNPEDSALHSEDSGIGGENESLTGSERSRRHRESAGSGSCGSGSNICDDTLPSNLLNLVGYHKDDEEDEEEGDDDHEEYEDDEGDGPEMKRSNSSPPDPSQPCLVMSVNYMQDQQPTVKRPLTAVTATKSEYSSSTDIMMELQKIQKNLDQRMKKMAEIRGKKELAGPHYNLYRAGLRRHSASGSADAQKGLFRTSQSPGPLPRLAPQPPKHQSVRGLINTFSQGVDGRPGQSLANIPPHIRRPRKSQLSDRVNGNEGGLVINGNNNNNRWPEGRDDLDEDNLPPPPPEVMMDDSFQSTEDIPGNKEGSREDLVLPIINQKAGVSQRLKASVQNVEVLPNRANMVPRSISFLPVRQDAVMGAQEENDLDPEMERVKSLYQKARKMIHLCNAGESPDKRDSTELNGRVPSPLQARMGQRCGSTEFYEGEMSSYSLPVTAPPVSRVRLPPSCPSVCHRYPHPPAYRSQSASRPSSRPSSPRTVTRATDNNEEEIIPSVSFRDARSVFCRKDSETCSSSGSSVLPKLSRGRLPTRGIDDSTRRTQSEQRPCLTSHSEFSKDGCSATTQANGE from the coding sequence ATGGGCTGCTCTCCATCCAAAGGAAAGTTATTTTCAAAGCCAGAAGGCCCTGGACCTCAAAAGGTTCTGCTGGTTGAAGAAAGACAAGACGGACCTCAAAAGGCTCCGCTAGCTGAAGCGCCACAAGATGGTGATGATTCTCGACCTGAAGAGGAGAAAGGCCAATATTTAGAGGCCGACGAGAAAGAAAATGATGAACTACCTCTACCCATTGAAGAATTAACTACGAAAGAGACTTCATGGTGTCAGTTGGCCTCCGACACGACGGGTGCCCAAAATGCAGAGGACGTTGAAGAAACAGAGGTCAATGTGATGCCCCAAGAAGTAGTCCATGAGGTTGTACAAACAGATACGATTAAAAAGgtggagaaaagaaagaaaaataaaggcaAGAGAAGGTCTAACGAAAAGCAGAGAAGATCTTCTATTGTAAAGACAAAGTTGGACTTCGCGCCGCACATGGTGAGGGCTCACCAGGCAGCCTATGCCTTTCTGAACCCAAACATTTCAAAATATGAGGCCCTGTTGGGCCTGCTGGACCAGGCCGCCCAGACACAGCTGTCCCTCCAACCCACAATGTCTGCTTTCGTGTTGCGCTTTGAGGAAATCAACCAGGCTGTAGAAGAGATGGCTGAGGAGGGGGAGTTCATGTTGAAAGAGCATGGGGACTACATGGCCTTGCATTCTGGGATGATGGGCACAGATTTCATGCCAACTAAACCTAGGACTGACACAGCCAACCCCCCTAATCCACCTCCAGATCTATTAAAACAACTGCTCCAGCATTCAACAGAGAAAATGAGACTTGTGGGGGGCTCTGCCCAGGCACTGGGTGACACCACGCTGATGGAGGCAGTGGAGTATTTTTCTTCCGTCTCTGAACGGCTGGTTGAGAAGCTGCAGGCCAAGCAGGCAGCAGAGCACAGGTTGGCTCTAGTGCTGGCACGGGTGGAGCAGGCTGCCATGAGGAAGTCTAACCCTGAGGATTCGGCACTGCACAGTGAGGACAGCGGTATCGGGGGAGAAAATGAGAGTCTAACGGGATCCGAGAGGTCACGCCGCCACCGTGAGAGTGCTGGATCTGGAAGTTGCGGATCTGGAAGCAACATTTGCGATGATACCCTGCCCAGCAATTTACTCAACCTTGTAGGGTATCAtaaagatgatgaagaggacgaggaagagggCGATGATGACCATGAAGAGTATGAGGACGATGAAGGGGATGGGCCTGAAATGAAGAGGTCAAACTCTTCCCCACCAGATCCCAGTCAACCTTGTCTTGTCATGTCTGTAAATTACATGCAAGATCAGCAGCCTACAGTTAAACGACCCCTGACTGCTGTGACTGCAACCAAGTCGGAATACTCTTCATCCACCGACATAATGATGGAGCTACAAAAGATCCAGAAGAACTTGGATCAACGAATGAAAAAGATGGCTGAAATCAGAGGAAAGAAAGAGTTAGCAGGGCCTCATTATAACCTGTATAGAGCTGGACTAAGACGACATTCAGCAAGTGGATCAGCAGATGCTCAAAAAGGCCTCTTCAGAACAAGTCAATCACCTGGTCCCTTACCAAGGTTGGCACCTCAACCACCCAAGCACCAATCTGTCAGAGGGCTGATAAATACCTTCAGCCAAGGGGTTGATGGTAGACCAGGGCAGAGCCTTGCTAATATTCCACCTCATATCAGGAGGCCCAGGAAAAGTCAGTTATCTGACAGAGTAAATGGTAATGAGGGAGGATTAGTCATCAATggcaacaataacaacaacagatGGCCTGAAGGTAGGGATGACTTGGATGAAGACAACCTACCACCTCCGCCCCCAGAGGTTATGATGGACGATTCCTTCCAGAGTACTGAGGACATACCAGGAAATAAGGAAGGGTCACGGGAGGATTTGGTTCTCCCAATAATAAACCAAAAGGCCGGAGTCTCCCAGCGCCTCAAGGCATCAGTGCAGAATGTGGAAGTGCTACCAAACCGAGCCAACATGGTGCCAAGATCTATCAGTTTCTTGCCTGTCAGGCAGGATGCTGTTATGGGAGCGCAAGAAGAAAATGACCTGGATCCAGAAATGGAGAGGGTTAAAAGTCTCTACCAAAAGGCACGTAAGATGATTCACCTGTGCAATGCAGGAGAATCTCCTGACAAGAGAGATAGTACAGAATTGAACGGCAGAGTACCTTCTCCCCTTCAAGCCAGAATGGGCCAGCGATGTGGAAGCACTGAATTCTACGAGGGTGAGATGTCCTCTTACAGCCTGCCTGTGACAGCACCGCCTGTCTCTAGAGTCCGCCTACCGCCATCTTGTCCTTCTGTGTGCCACAGATATCCACACCCTCCTGCGTACAGATCTCAGTCCGCCTCTAGGCCCTCATCTCGCCCAAGTTCTCCAAGAACAGTGACACGTGCCACAGATAACAACGAAGAAGAAATCATTCCGTCTGTGTCCTTTCGCGATGCCCGCTCAGTCTTCTGTCGAAAGGACTCTGAGACCTGCAGTTCCTCTGGAAGTTCAGTACTCCCCAAACTATCCCGAGGCCGGCTTCCCACAAGAGGAATAGACGACTCTACCCGTCGTACCCAATCAGAACAGAGGCCTTGTTTGACTTCCCATTCAGAGTTTTCCAAAGATGGCTGTTCAGCCACTACCCAGGCCAATGGGGAGTGA